In Dromaius novaehollandiae isolate bDroNov1 chromosome 14, bDroNov1.hap1, whole genome shotgun sequence, a genomic segment contains:
- the FLII gene encoding protein flightless-1 homolog, which translates to MAATGVLPFVRGVDLSGNDFKGGYFPEHVKAMTSLRWLKLNRTGLCYLPEELAALQKLEHLSVSHNSLTTLHGELSSLPCLRAIVARANSLKNSGVPDDIFQLDDLSVLDLSYNQLTECPRELENAKNMLVLNLGHNSIETIPNQLFINLTDLLYLDLSNNKLESLPPQMRRLVHLQTLILNDNPLLHAQLRQLPAMTALQTLHLRNTQRTQSNLPTSLEGLANLADVDLSCNELSRVPECLYTLSSLRRLNLSSNQISELSLCIDQWTQLETLNLSRNQLTSLPSAICKLTKLKKMYLNSNKLDFDGIPSGIGKLTSLEEFMAANNNLELIPESLCRCSKLRKLVLNKNRLVTLPEAIHFLTDVEILDVRENPNLVMPPKPVDRTSEWYNIDFSLQNQLRLAGASPATVAAAAAGDGTKDPLARKMRLRRRKDSAQDDQAKQVLKGMSDVAQEKNKKLEENGDTRAPDLKTRRWDQGLEKPQLDYSEFFSEDVGQLPGVCVWQIENFVPTLVDEAFHGKFYEADCYIVLKTFLDENGSLNWEIYYWIGQEATLDKKACSAIHAVNLRNYLGAECRSIREEMGDESDEFLQVFDHDISYIEGGTASGFFTVEDTHYVTRLYRVYGKKNVKLEPVALKGTSLDPRFVFLLDHGLNLFVWRGSQATLSSTTKARLFAEKINKNERKGKAEITLLAQGQETPDFWEALGGQPEEIRPCVPDDFQPHKPKLYKVGLGLGYLELPQINYKLSVEHKKRLKADLMPEMRLLQSLLDTKSVYILDCWSDVFIWIGRKSPRLVRAAALKLSQELCGMLHRPKHAMVSRNLEGTECQVFKSKFKNWDDVLRVDYTRNAENVLQESGLAGKVRKDAEKKDQMKADLTALFLPRQPPMPLSEAEQLMEEWNEDLDGMEGFVLEGKKFARLPEEEFGHFHTHDCYVFLCRYWVPVEYEDEEEKKKKGEGKGEEEGEEEEEEKQPEEDFQCIVYFWQGREASNMGWLTFTFSLQKKFESLFPGKLEVVRMTQQQENPKFLSHFKRRFVIHRGKRKDRASPPQPSLYHIRTNGGALCTRCIQINTDAGLLNSEFCFILKVPFESTDNQGIVYTWVGRAADPDEAKLAEDIMNQMFDDSYSKQVINEGEEPENFFWVGIGSQKPYDEDAEYMKHSRLFRCSNEKGYFSVSEKCSDFCQDDLADDDIMLLDNGREVYMWVGTQTSQVEIKLSLKACQVYIQHMRSKDPARPRKLRLVRKGNEPWPFTRCFHAWSAFRKPPA; encoded by the exons atgGCGGCCACCGGGGTGCTGCCCTTCGTCCGCGGCGTCGACCTCAGCGGCAACGACTTcaag ggcGGCTACTTCCCCGAGCATGTGAAGGCGATGACCAGCCTGCGCTGGCTGAAGCTGAACCGCACGGGGCTCTGCTACCTGCCCGAGGAGCTCGCCGCCCTCCAGAAGCTG GAACATCTGTCCGTGAGCCACAACAGCCTCACCACGCTGCACGGCGAGCtctccagcctgccctgcctcCGG gCGATCGTGGCTCGTGCGAACAGCCTGAAGAACTCGGGAGTCCCCGACGACATCTTCCAGCTGGATGACCTCTCCGTGTTG GACCTGAGCTACAACCAGCTCACGGAGTGCCCCCGGGAACTGGAGAATGCCAAGAACATGCTGGTCCTCAACCTCGGCCACAACAG cATTGAGACCATCCCCAACCAGCTCTTCATCAACCTGACGGACCTGCTCTATCTCGACCTGAGCAACAACAAGCTGGAGAGCCTCCCACCGCAGATGAGGCGCCTGGTCCACCTCCAGACCCTCATCCTCAACGACAACCCCCTCCTCCACGCACAGCTCCG GCAGCTCCCGGCGATGACAGCCCTGCAGACCCTCCACCTCAGGAACACCCAGCGCACGCAGAGCAACCTGCCCACCAGCCTCGAGGGCCTGGCGAACCTGGCAG ACGTGGACCTGTCCTGCAACGAGCTCAGCCGCGTCCCCGAGTGCCTCTACACCCTGAGCAGCCTGCGGCGCCTCAACCTCAGCAGCAACCAGATCTCAGAGCTGTCCCTCTGTATCGACCAGTGGACCCAGCTGGAGACCCTCAACCTGTCCCGCAACCAGCTCACCTCCTTGCCC tcGGCCATCTGCAAGCTGACCAAGTTGAAGAAAATGTACCTGAACTCCAACAAGCTCGACTTCGACGGGATCCCCTCAGGCATCGGCAAGCTCACCAGCCTCGAGGAGTTCATGGCGGCCAACAACAACCTGGAGCTCATCCCCGAGAGCCTGTGCAG gtgcTCCAAGCTGAGgaagctggtgctgaacaagAACCGCCTGGTGACGCTGCCGGAGGCCATTCACTTCCTGACGGACGTGGAG ATCCTGGACGTGCGCGAAAACCCCAACCTGGTGATGCCCCCGAAGCCAGTGGACCGGACGTCGGAGTGGTACAACATCGACTTCTCCCTGCAGAACCAGCTGCGCCTGGCGGGAGCCTCCCCGGCCACCGTGGCGGCCGCAGCGGCAGGCGA TGGCACCAAGGACCCCCTGGCCCGCAAGATGCGGCTCCGGCGGCGCAAGGACTCGGCCCAGGATGACCAGGCCAAGCAGGTGCTGAAGGGCATGTCGGACGTGGCCCAGGAGAAGAACAAGAAGCTGGAG GAGAACGGGGACACAAGGGCGCCGGACCTGAAGACGCGCCGCTGGGATCAGGGCCTGGAGAAGCCGCAGCTGGACTACTCGGAGTTCTTCAGCGAGGACGTGGGGCAGCTGCCTGGTGTCTGCGTCTGGCAGATCGAGAACTTCGTGCCCACGCTGGTAGACGAGGCTTTCCACGGCAAGTTCTACGAGGCCGACTGCTACATCGTGCTCAAG ACCTTCCTGGACGAGAACGGCTCCCTGAACTGGGAGATCTACTACTGGATCGGGCAGGAGGCCACGCTGGACAAGAAGGCCTGCTCCGCCATCCATGCCGTCAACCTCCGCAACTACCTGGGGGCCGAGTGCCGCAGCATCCGGGAGGAGATGGGGGACGAGAGCGACGAGTTCCTCCAG gtCTTTGACCACGACATCTCCTACATCGAGGGTGGCACGGCCAGCGGCTTCTTCACTGTCGAGGACACGCACTATGTCACCAG GCTGTACCGCGTCTACGGGAAGAAGAACGTCAAGCTGGAGCCGGTGGCGCTGAAGGGGACGTCACTGGACCCCCG GTTCGTCTTCCTCCTGGACCACGGCCTCAACCTCTTCGTGTGGCGGGGGAGCCAGGCGACGCTGAGCAGCACCACCAAGGCCAG GCTCTTCGCCGAGAAGATCAACAAGAACGAGCGGAAGGGCAAAGCGGAGATCACGCTGCTCGCCCAAGGCCAGGAGACCCCCGACTTCTGGGAGGCGCTGGGGGGGCAGCCCGAGGAGATCCGGCCCTGCGTCCCCGACGACTTTCAGCCGCACAAGCCCAAGCTCTACAag GTCGGCCTGGGCCTGGGCTACCTGGAGTTGCCCCAGATCAACTACAAGCTCTCGGTGGAGCACAAGAAGAGGCTGAAGGCTGACCTGATGCCGGAGATGCGCCTG CTGCAGAGCCTGCTGGACACCAAGAGCGTGTACATCCTGGACTGCTGGTCCGACGTCTTCATCTGGATCGGGCGGAAGTCGCCGCGGCtggtgcgggcggcggcgctgaAGCTGAGCCAGGAGCTGTGCGGCATGCTGCACCGGCCCAAACACGCCATGGTCAGCAGGAACCTGGAGGGCACCGAGTGCCAG GTGTTCAAGTCCAAGTTCAAGAACTGGGACGACGTCCTGAGGGTGGATTACACCCGCAACGCTGAGAACGTGCTGCAGGAGAGCGGCCTGGCCGGCAAGGTCCGCAAGGACGCCGAGAAGAAAGACCAGATGAAGGCCGACCTCACGGCGCTCTtcctgccccgccagccccccatGCCCCTGAGCGAG GCGGAGCAGCTGATGGAGGAGTGGAACGAGGACCTGGACGGCATGGAGGGCTTCGTGCTAGAGGGCAAGAAATTCGCTCGCCTGCCCGAGGAGGAGTTTGGCCACTTCCACACCCACGACTGCTACGTCTTCCTCTGCAG GTACTGGGTGCCAGTGGAGTATGAGGatgaagaggagaagaagaagaaaggcgagggcaaaggggaagaggagggtgaggaagaggaagaggagaagcagcctGAGGAAGACTTCCAGTGCATTGTCTACTTCTGGCAGGGGCGTGAGGCCTCCAACATGGGCTGGCTTACCTTCACCTTCAGCCTTCAGAAGAAGTTTGAGAGTCTCTTCCCTGGCAAGCTGGAG GTCGTGCGCATGACCCAGCAGCAGGAGAACCCCAAGTTCCTCTCGCACTTCAAGAGGAGGTTCGTCATCCACAGGGGCAAGCGGAAGGACAGGGCCAGCCCGCCCCAGCCCAGCCTCTACCACATCCGCACCAACGGCGGGGCCCTCTGCACCAG GTGCATCCAGATCAACACGGACGCTGGGCTGCTCAACTCCGAGTTTTGCTTCATCCTCAAG GTGCCCTTTGAGAGCACCGACAACCAGGGCATCGTCTACACCTGGGTGGGCCGGGCTGCCGACCCTGATGAGGCCAAGCTGGCCGAGGACATCATGAACCAAATGTTTGACGACTCCTACAGCAAGCAg GTGATCAACGAGGGAGAGGAGCCTGAGAACTTCTTCTGGGTTGGCATCGGCAGCCAGAAGCCCTATGATGAAGACGCCGAGTACATGAAGCACTCCCGGCTCTTCAG GTGCTCCAACGAGAAGGGCTATTTCTCTGTGTCCGAAAAGTGCTCAGATTTCTGCCAGGACGATCTGGCCGACGACGACATCATGCTGCTGGACAACGGGCGGGAG GTCTACATGTGGGTGGGGACCCAGACCAGCCAGGTGGAGATCAAGCTGAGCCTCAAAGCGTGCCAG GTCTACATCCAGCACATGCGCTCCAAGGACCCCGCGCGTCCCCGCAAGCTCCGGCTGGTGCGGAAAGGCAACGAGCCCTGGCCCTTCACGCGCTGCTTCCACGCCTGGAGCGCCTTCCGCAAGCCGCCCGCCTaa